Genomic window (Mobula hypostoma chromosome 25, sMobHyp1.1, whole genome shotgun sequence):
agtctggtggttctggcGTGGATACGAtatagcctcctccctaatggaaGTGGGACAGCAgaccatgagcaggatgggtgggatccttcatgatgctactggcccttttctggcaccattACGTGTATGTGTCCTTGatagcaggtaggctggtgccagagatgcgatgggcagttttgactacccgttctAGAGCCtccctgtccactgcagtgcagttttctACTCCAACTCCTTGGTCTAAACCATACTGTGCAACTAGCTGGGTGTTCGGACTTCCTAACCAGCAGACCTCAGAGAGTCAGGATTTACAAACACTCCTTCCTCCCCCCTATCCTCAACACAGATGCTTCCCAGGGATCTTTGTTTCAGATTTGGAAGATTAGAATGTTGATACAGATTTTTACTCCACCaataatttggggggggggggttggtgaaaTGATTTTTCTTTAGAGTTTTATTTCTCTGATATCGGTCTGTTTTTCTCAGCAGCGCCACTATGGAGAGCTCAAGCAGGTGTAAAGAGGTGGTGTTGCTGGCTTGTGGTTCATTTAATCCCATCACAAACATGCACCTGAGGATGTTTGAATTAGCCCGCGATTACCTGCATGAAACAGGTCTGACTTCCTcgctctgctctctctctggAACACTAAAACCTatacaagtcaagtttattgtcacttagctatatacatgtatactttCAAACGATTcagtttttctatatttatcatgtattgcattgtactgctgttgctaagttaacaaatttcacaatatatgccaatgatattaaacctcattctgataccTAGTCACCCCGCACTGTGAAAGGATTTTCCAATCCATGCCGTACTTCCTCAGAGATGTGACACTGACTATACACTCTGCAGTGTTCGTTGTGGATATTATTTTGAGTCATGTCCTCAAAATTGGTTCAACACCCTCCCCTATTCTGACAACTTCCAATTCCCCGGCTCTCATCTTCAGTATGGATATTCGGTTTCTGTACACTGCAATTCTCCATTATAGGCATcagttagtctcacgagaccatggatttgcaccttggaaggtttccagggcgcaggcctgggcaaggttgtatggaagaccggcagttgcccaatctgcaagtctcccctctccacaccaccgatgttgtccaagggaagggcactagggccgatacagcttggcaccggtgtcatcgcagagcaatgtgtggttaagtgccttgctcaaggacacacacgctgcctcagctgaggctccaactagcgaccttcagatctctagaccaacaccttaaccacttggccacacgccagtAATTCTCCATTAGGAAGACGTCATTAAAGCCACCTGCTTGTTTGTGCAGGCCAACCTCCCCTGTCCCCTTTCTGACCATCTGCCTTCTCCTGTTTAAAGTGACTACGTATCTCCCCTCTTCACTCTCAATCCTGGtgcagggtttcgacctgaaactgcgacaattcctcccccccacccagcaGATTATTTCCCCGGTAACGTGACACTCTACAGTGTGCAGTGTTTGGATATTGTTTTTGTGTAATAGAGtcctagaaaagtacagcaccgaAGCAGGTCCCTTGGCCCATccaatccatgccaaactattaacctgcctagttccatcgacttgcacccggaccattgtcctccatacccctcccatccatttacttatccaaatttctctttaatgttgaaatcaaactcatatccaccacttacactgacagctcgttccacaatatcgtcaccctctgagtgaagaagttctctcgCATGTTCCCCttatatatttcacctttcacagttAACCTGCGACCTCTAGAGCCCTGGactcgcccaacctcagtggaaaaagcctgcttgcacttgccCCAGAATTTTGTACACTGTACCTTTGTCAAAATAATGTCCTCAatatcatgcaacacacatcaaagttgctggtgaacgcagcaggccaggcagcatctctaggaagaggtacagtcgacgtttcaggcctgacgaagggtctcggcctgaaacgtcgactgtaccctcttcctagagatgctgcctggcctgctgcgttcaccagcaactttgatgtgtgttgcttgaatttccagcatctgcagaattcctgttgtttgcgtcctcAATATCATGTTGCTTGAGTGCTTTGACTCCACAGGAGTATAGAGTGAATAAAATACATCTTGGCACTTATTTTTGTATCTTTTCCAGGGAAATACATGGTGATAAAGGGCATAATATCTCCTGTGAGTGATGCATACAAAAAGAAGGGCCTTGTAGAGGCACGCCATCGTGTGGCGATGATAGAAAAGGCTGTACAGTGCTCTGACTGGGTGACCGTAGATCCTTGGGAAAGCAAGCAAGGGGAATGGCTGGAGACTGTCAAAGTACTTAGGTGAGTGATCCTGTGGATAATTCTGTCTATCCTTTTGTTAAAACCAATTACTTAGATCAGTGCTCCTCTGTGAATCCGAGTTTCATTTCCTTCTCATTTTCCCCACGTTTGCCTTGATCTTTGGTGCTGGTACACTTACAAAACCATAGGACATAGCAGCATTCACCCCACTGAGTTCAATCATTAAATTAAATtacaggcatccattagtcttgcgagaccatggatctgtgcccagaaagtcttcattctccagggtgcaggcctgggcaaggttgtatggagttgcccatgttgcaagtctcccctctccacgacaccaatgtcatccaggggaagggcattaggacccatacagcttggcactagtgtcgtcgcagagcactgtgtgatttagtgccttgctcaaagacacaacacgttgcctcggctgaggctcgaactcacgaccttcaggtcgctagtccaatgccttaaccacttggccacgtgcccacagagttcaatcatggctgatttactatccctctcaaccccattttaatgtactcccgtaacctttgactccctgacaaatcaagaacctatcagcttctgctttatgtatacccaatgatttggcccccGCGggcgtctgtggcaaagaattccatggattTACTGTCCTCTGGCTTGGGGGTGCCAcaatagcgtagcggttagcacaaggTTCTTACAGCCCGGGTTCAGTTCCGagggtttctacatccttcctgggAGCATGTGGGATTCTTCCCATAGTTCAGAGACTCACCagctagcaggttaattggtttttgtaaagtgtcctgtggttaggcaagtgttaaatcggtgggttgccgGGCGGTgtgactcattgggctggaagggccagttctgcgaggtatctctaaataattaaatcaaatcctccAGGTCAAAACTCCTCTCAggttacccacttacctgtccaaacttctcttaaaacgtTGAAGTCGAGCTCATGTGCAcccctgtgctggcagctcgttccacactctcacgaccctctgagtgaagaagtttcccctcgtgttcatagaaacatagaaacatagaaaataggtgcaggagtaggccattcggcccttcgagcctgcaccgccatttattatgatcatggctgatcatccaactcagaacccagccttccctccataccccctgacccctgtagccacaagggccatatctaactccctcttaaacatagccaatgaactggcctcaacagtttgctgtggcagagaattccacagattcaccactctctgtgtgaagaagtttttcctaatctcggtcctaaaaggcttcccctctatcctcaaactgtgacccctcgttctggacctccccaacatcgggaacaatcttcccgcatctagcctatccaatccctttaggatcttatacgtttcaatcagatcccccctcaatcttctaaattccaatgagtacaagcccagttcatccagtctttcttcatatgaaagacctgccatcccaggaatcaatctggtgaaccttctttgtactccctctatggcaaagatgtctttcctcagattaggggaccaaaactgcacacaatactccaggtgtggtctcaccaaggccttgtacaactgcagtagtacctccctgctcctgtactcgaatcctctcgctataaatgccagcataccgttcgcctttttcaccgcctgctgtacctgcatgcccactttcaatgactggtgtataatgacacccaggtctcgttgcacctccccttttcctaatcggccaccattcagataataatctgttttcctatttttgccaccaaagtggataacttcacatttatccacattaaattgcatctgccatgagtttgcccactcacccaacctatccaagtcaccctgcatcctcttagcatcctcctcactgctaactctgccacccagcttcgtgtcatccgcaaacttggagatgctgcatttaattccctcatccaagtcattaatatatattgtaaacaactggggtcccagcactgagccttgcggtaccccactagtcacctcctgccattctgaaaaggtcccgtttattcccactctttgcttcctgtctgctaaccaattctccacccacaccaataccttacccccaataccgtgtgctttaagtttgcacactaatctcctgtgtgggaccttgtcaaaagccttttgaaaatccaaatataccacatccactggttctcccctatccactctactagttacatcctcaaaaaattctatgagattcgtcagacatgattttcctttcacaaatccatgctgactttgtccgatcatttcaccgctttccaaatgtgctgttatcacatccttgataactgactccagcagtttccccaccaccgacgttaggctaaccggcctataattccctggtttctctctccctccttttttaaaaagtggggttacattagccaccctccaatcctcaggaactagtccagaatctaacgagttttgaaaaactcTCTTGAGCCTCTCACCTTTCCATAGAGAAATGAGGTGGCGTGGTTAGCGctacactttacagcaccagtaatcAGGGTTCACTTCCCATCACAGACTGTAataagtttctatgttctccctgtgaccatatagGTTTCGTCTGGGTGCTCCACATTCCTAAGATGCATCGGTTAGGGTTAGTATGCATATCACTGAAtgcttccatgtacatgtgacaagattGAGAGCAGCTTTGCCAAGGGTGCACCAAATTATGaacggtatagatagggtaaatgcaagcaggctttttccactgagcatggatgggactacaaccagagatcataggttaagggtgaaaggtgaaaagtttaaggagaacatgagggggaaacttcttcactcagagggtcgcaAGAGTGTAGAACGGGCTGCCATGCATGGGATATCAATTTcattgtttaagagaagtttggacaggtacgtggatggtaggggtatggaaggttatggtccagttgcaggttgatgggagtaggcagactagatggcctgaagggcctgtttctgttctctaCTCTCTGACTCTACTCGGAGCTGGTGTGGATTTGAATAGCTTCCTTCTGCATCATGACAGTTATACAGTAAGTGGCTGCTTTAttcggtacctcctgtacctactaaaatgggcactgagtgtacgttcatggtcttctgctgctgtagcccatccactacaaTGTTCgacgtgttgtacattcagagctcttctgcacaccactgttgtaacgtgtggttatctgagttactgtcacctccctgtcagcttgaaccagtctggccgtttttctctgacccctctcattaacaaggcgctttcgcccacaggactgctgctcgctggatgctttttgctttttgcaccatactctgtaaactctagaagactgccgtgtgtgaaaatcccaggaaatcagcactttctgagatactcaaaccaccctatctgacaccagcaatcattccacagttaaagtcacttggaccacatttcttccccattctgatgtttgatctggacAACATCTGAACCTTCTGActatctgtatgcttttatgtattgagttgctgccatatgattggttaattagatatttgcgttaacgagcaggtgcactgatgaacctaataaagtggccactgagcgtatgatTCAATAATTCCTGAAGTCTGAGCAAATAGGTTGGAAGGAAGACTATTAATGTTTTAATGTTGGTTCTTGAACAGGCATCATTATGAGAATCTGATGAAACTCTACGGCAATGACAAAAAGATCTCGACACTACCCAGAAAAGCAAAGAAAAGGAAGGCAGAAGATAAAGACATCTGTCCGCTAGTTGAAAGACATGATTTTAAACCAGGTATTGTTTTCTGTGCTGATAAATCCAATTTATAGCAAGTAAATGTGTGGTTTTATAAAATCCCAAAATTCCAGGTTTTATGGTAGTAATTCCTTTAATAAAACAttgtctttatttgtcacatgtagattAAAtcaactttattacttacatccttcacatacgtgaggagtaaaaatcatgttacgtctccgtttaaatgtgcaattttaataaataatatgtacaatgTAACCTAGAAATCCAGTTGTGTCAGCAAGTCtgctggcctggtggaagaagctgtcccggagcctgttggtcctggctttaatgctgaggtaccgtttcccggatggtagcagctggaacagtttgtggttggggtgactcaggtccccaataatcattcaggccctttttacacatctgtctctatcaatgtcctgaatagtgggaagttcacaactacagatgcgctgggctgtccgcaccactctctgcagagccctgcgactGAGGGAGGTACaggtcccataccaggcagtgatgcagccagtcaggatgctctcaattgtgcccctatagcctcaatgtacattgaaacgtaccaatatgtcgtttgcatcaatgaccaacacagtccgaggatgttctgggggcagcccgcaagtgtcaccacacacctGGCACCATGCTAAAACTTGTTAAAGctagcatctttggaatgtgggaggaaagtgaagcacccagaggcaacccacacggtcacggggagaatgtacagacagtgacgggaattgaaccctgatcgctggcGCTCTAATAGCGTGACACAAACTGCTACATTAGTGGGTCACTCCAAGATAAAAGAAAGCCCATCGATGACCTTAATGTTGTCCACATTTAAACCTTGATCAGCTGGCGGTCGTGTTATTGAGGAAGGGGAGGACTGTGGAAGATTTGTATTTCCTTACAAGCCCGGGAACTGGAGACTAAACTGAAATATTGTCGCATGGGGGCCAGCGTGGGGCCACAATCTGTTTTCctgacacaagagatactgcagatgctggaaatccagagtaacacgcacaaaatgctggaggaacttaacaggtcaggcagcatttatggagaggaataaagagtcaatgttttgggctgggatacttcatcggggctggaaaggaaggggggagatgccagaataagcaggtagggggaggggaaggggacaggacttgagagtcctcatacaggatacccttaaggttaacctccaggttgagtcggtggtgaagaaggcgaatgcaatgttggcattcatttctagaggaatagagtataggagcagggatgtgatgctgaggctctataaggcgctggtgagacctcacttggagtattgtgggcaattttggtctccttatttaagaaaggatgtgctgacgttggagagggtacagagaagattcactagaatgattccgggaatgagagggttaacatatgaggaatgtttgtctgctcttggactgtattccttggagtttagaagaatgaggggagacctcatagaaacatttcgaatgttgaaaggcatggacagagtggatgtggcaaagttgtttctcatgatgggggagtctagtacaagagggcatgatctaaggattgaagggcgcccattcagaacagagatgcgaagaaatttttttagccagagggtggtgaatctatggaatttgttgccatgggcggcagtggaggccaagtcattgggtgtatttaaggcagagattgataggtatctgagtagccagggcatcaaaggttatggtgagaaggcgggggagtgggcctaaatgggagaatggatcagctcatgataaaatggcggagcagactcgatgggccgaatggccgacttctgctcctttgtcttatggacacAAGTTGGATGTTGTAATGTTtgattacttgagttactgtccccttcctgtcagcttgaaccagtctggccattctcctctgacctctctcattaacaaggcattttgtctcacagaactgccaattgctaggtgttttttttaatgtttttgtaCCCTGCTGTGTGTGACGCCCTGGTTATGacttttactgctatgctgcaggtatttcattttagcagttctgtaagagcagtctgtttgggtttgagctgagataagaagCTTGTCGTTCAACTTGGGAATGtgctgtcagccaatcaggatagtGGAATGGGGGAAGGATCTGGGGAACGATGGGTTGAAGGTTTTTGTgggtgggagctgggagaagtcaggagggaaggtggctgaggacgctgtccctgttgcacaaggtgctttgtgcagatgaatggcttcaaagaGGAACGGCCAATACTCctgtgggagacccgtttgtttgagGTGGATTTCAAacgacattcagaaggtggtaactgctttcacgcagaccaagggtccagcgcgtgagtgacagacaagttcaagatgagctccaacttaagtgcacatttgactgtttaagatcctttttgttttttctctttctttcctttaataactgtttgcttaAGTTAACTATACCTTTTTATAATTGCATGCAGTGTACGAACTGTTATTTCTTTCTGGGGGCagaaaatcacacagcattcacacaaccCGGGGCttgggtgggtgagacatcccaacctcaggGATTTGGCGGGACCAAGGTCATACACACCCTAGACGTACAAAGCCTGAGAAAGTTGGGTTTCTTGCCATAGAGTTCAGcggctgttagcgaggggctaatgagctgcatttccagagatgcccaaTAAAACGGGGTTtcatctgtaaactctagagacggctgtgtgtgaaaaccccaggaaatCAGCTcgaaccatcccatctggcaccagcaatcaacaTCACTTAGGTCCCATTTcctcccaattctgatgtttggtctgaaccatgTCTGCACACTTTTATACGTTGAAATGCTGGCACATAATtcgctgattagacatttgcattaacaaacaggtgtactgAATAAAGTGCCGACTGTGTGTATACTTCAATTTTAGTCTTTTCTCAGCCTACTGTATTGCAGAGAAAGCAGCTGCAGCCTATCAAATCTTTCCATGTAGCGACAATTTTCCAGTGTGGGTATTGCCCTTGTAAACACGACATCCTGcctatgctggaaatctagagcagagAGAgggatccgttagtcttgcgagaccatggatccgcgcctggaaagtcttcactcaaccaggttatatggaagaccagcagttgcccatgctgcaagtctcccctctccacgacaccgatgttgtccaagggaagggcattaggacccatacagcttggcaccagtgtcgtcgcagagcaatgtgtgattaagtaccttgctcaaggacacaacacgttccctcagctggggctcgaactcacgaccttcaggtcgctagtccaatgccttaaccacttggccacgtgcccacacacacacacacacacacacacagagaaaatgctgaaggaactcagcaggtcaggcagcatctatggagagacatAAGCAATCGATATTTcagactgaggcccttcatcaggagtagAAAGGAAAGGGACTGAAGTCAGAATattgaggggagaggaaggagtacaagctggcagatgatagatgaaaccaggtgaaggagaaggtgggtgggtgggggaaaggggacgaaatattttatttatttatttattgggattcaAGGTGGaaaagacccttctggcccttcgagctgcaccatccagcaatcccccgatttaaccctagcctaatcacgggacaatttacaatgaccaattaacccacccgccggtacacctttggactgtggggaggaaaccagagcacccggaggaaacccacacagtcatggggagaatgtggaaattctttacagtcagcggcaggaaagaagctgggaggggataggtggaagaggtgaaaggctgaagaagaaaggaagtggagagaagccagaataagaatggccatgtaaatctcctctgcgccttcCCTTTCATGCCTCATACTGACCGGACTTCCAGCAAAAGTCTAACGAATGTTAATAATCTCAGGAGATTGCTTAGAATTATTTTCTGTCTCTTGTAAATTGATCTACAAACATTTTGTTAAACGATAATGCTTGGCCCCTCTTGTCTAATTCTTGGCCCTGTTCCCACAGATTTGCCTGAGTTGATGCTGCTGTGTGGAGCAGATGTTTTAGAGTCATTCGGAGTTCCCAATCTGTGGAAAAAGGAAGACCTAGAAGAGATCTTGGGCAGGTTCGGGCTGGTCTGCATAAGCCGACAAACATGCAATCTCCAAAAATGTATTTACGAGTCTGACCTCATCTGGAGGTTCAGGGAAAAAATTCACCTGGTGACCGAATGGATAGACAATGACATCTCGGCCACGAAGGTTCGCCGAGCCTTGCGAAGAGGACAGAGCGTTAGGTacgtgatcccagatcccatcaTTGAATACATTCAGCAGCACCGGCTATACGATCAGCATAGTGAAGCTAAGAATTCTGACGTCATCCTAGCACCCCTGCAGCGCTACGGAGAAGAATCGAGTGGGGGCTCACTACAGTGTTAGGCTGGGCAAAATTTTGCTTGAATACCCTGTCTTAAGATTAAATCATGCATGGCACCCACACTATCTTTAAAGTTTCTTTGTTCGGTTTATTCTTGACAGTATGAATAGAGATGGAGAACTCTTTTCCATTATGCATAAAGCCACAAAGGACTAGGATTTAGTAGAATGGAAGCATTTTTATCCAGTTAGTTTGTCTCAAGGCTGGCCCTGTTAAT
Coding sequences:
- the nmnat1 gene encoding nicotinamide/nicotinic acid mononucleotide adenylyltransferase 1, with amino-acid sequence MSLRVVRLMQSTWTSVRLLTRSHMGDWSQSSATMESSSRCKEVVLLACGSFNPITNMHLRMFELARDYLHETGKYMVIKGIISPVSDAYKKKGLVEARHRVAMIEKAVQCSDWVTVDPWESKQGEWLETVKVLRHHYENLMKLYGNDKKISTLPRKAKKRKAEDKDICPLVERHDFKPDLPELMLLCGADVLESFGVPNLWKKEDLEEILGRFGLVCISRQTCNLQKCIYESDLIWRFREKIHLVTEWIDNDISATKVRRALRRGQSVRYVIPDPIIEYIQQHRLYDQHSEAKNSDVILAPLQRYGEESSGGSLQCSHRLTCTMPADFSGTRKLFLNKNLDAYLQALDIDFPTRKIATLLKPEKVIEQNGNSFVIKTNSTFRNYKVQFTVGEEFDEDVKCLDNRKCKSIVTWENGKLVCTQKGEKKDRGWTHWIEDNDLYLELYCENQVCRQVYKKISST